One window of the Streptococcus parasanguinis ATCC 15912 genome contains the following:
- a CDS encoding PRD domain-containing protein: MYRIIHPMNNNVALVQNELQQELIVVGSGIAFGKKKHDLVADDKVEKVFRLNTDESRENFMALLKDVPLDFITTTYEVIDTLSKKYAYPVQEYIYVTLTDHIFCSYQAVQQGRYKHSDLPDASAMHPIPYKIAKEAIEIFRNRLLDQFPDDEVNRIAYHFINAQGEVIHEQDPDVQDRQAILKAVEEKLAQNGLKRKEENSHFYDRFMIHLNYFLDSLDKGREDPEGLSEMEQLIQLSYPKAYEISHQIYQTIAEQTGAKISPNEKVYLALHIQRLL, translated from the coding sequence ATGTATCGTATTATCCATCCAATGAACAATAATGTTGCTTTGGTTCAAAATGAGCTTCAACAAGAGTTAATTGTTGTTGGGAGTGGGATTGCTTTTGGGAAAAAGAAACATGATCTAGTAGCTGATGATAAGGTCGAAAAAGTATTTCGTTTAAACACGGATGAATCAAGAGAAAATTTTATGGCCCTTCTAAAGGATGTTCCTCTTGATTTCATTACAACCACTTATGAAGTGATTGATACCTTGTCTAAGAAATATGCCTATCCTGTTCAAGAATATATCTATGTGACACTAACAGATCACATCTTTTGTTCTTACCAGGCGGTTCAACAGGGAAGATACAAACACAGTGATCTACCTGATGCGTCTGCTATGCATCCGATTCCCTATAAAATCGCAAAGGAAGCGATTGAAATCTTTCGAAATCGGCTCTTGGATCAATTTCCTGATGACGAAGTGAATCGTATCGCCTATCACTTCATCAATGCACAAGGGGAAGTCATTCATGAGCAGGATCCTGATGTCCAAGATCGCCAAGCGATTTTGAAAGCTGTAGAGGAAAAACTAGCTCAAAATGGATTGAAACGAAAAGAAGAGAACAGTCATTTCTACGATCGCTTTATGATCCATCTCAATTATTTCCTAGACTCTCTAGATAAGGGAAGAGAGGATCCTGAAGGCTTGAGCGAGATGGAACAACTGATCCAGCTAAGTTATCCAAAGGCTTATGAGATTAGTCATCAGATCTACCAAACCATCGCTGAACAGACTGGAGCTAAGATATCTCCTAATGAAAAAGTCTATTTAGCCCTTCATATTCAACGTCTATTATAA
- the proB gene encoding glutamate 5-kinase encodes MKAKRIVFKVGTSSLTNPDGSLSRQKVKVITQQLALLHESGHELILVSSGAVAAGFGALGFKKRPTKVADKQASAAVGQGLLMEEYTANLLLRNIVSSQILLTQDDFADQRRYKNAHQALSVLLNRGAIPIINENDTVSIAELKVGDNDTLSAQVAAMVQADLLVLLTDVDGLYTANPSQDPTAKRLDRIEHISREMIEMAGGAGSSNGTGGMLTKLKAATLATESGVPVYICSSLKSDALLEAAQEQADGSYFLAEDKGLKTQKQWLAFYAESKGAVWVDAGAAEALLDHGKSLLISGVTKAEGDFSYHDIVSVYHQETGQLLGKGKVRLGQSAVRDLLQSKRAKGILIHRDDWISVTPEIDLLFTEF; translated from the coding sequence ATGAAAGCAAAACGAATCGTCTTTAAAGTAGGGACCTCGTCGTTGACCAATCCCGATGGGAGCCTCTCCAGACAGAAGGTCAAGGTCATTACGCAGCAGTTGGCTCTCTTACATGAATCAGGTCATGAGTTGATCTTGGTCTCATCAGGGGCTGTCGCTGCTGGATTTGGTGCCCTTGGTTTTAAGAAACGGCCGACCAAGGTGGCAGACAAGCAAGCCTCTGCGGCAGTTGGACAAGGCTTACTGATGGAAGAATACACAGCCAACCTGCTCTTGCGCAACATTGTTTCTTCGCAGATTTTGTTGACCCAGGATGACTTTGCGGATCAGCGCCGTTATAAGAATGCCCACCAGGCCCTTTCTGTCTTGCTTAATCGTGGGGCCATCCCGATTATCAATGAAAACGATACGGTCTCGATTGCCGAGCTAAAAGTTGGTGACAATGATACATTGAGTGCGCAGGTTGCAGCCATGGTTCAAGCGGATCTTTTGGTACTTTTAACAGATGTAGATGGCCTCTATACAGCCAATCCTTCTCAGGATCCAACAGCTAAGCGCTTGGATCGAATCGAACATATTTCTCGTGAGATGATCGAGATGGCTGGTGGTGCTGGCAGTAGCAACGGAACTGGTGGAATGCTGACCAAACTCAAGGCAGCGACCCTTGCGACCGAGTCAGGGGTTCCTGTCTATATTTGCTCGTCTCTCAAGTCTGATGCCTTGCTCGAAGCAGCGCAAGAGCAAGCAGATGGCAGTTACTTCCTTGCAGAGGACAAGGGCTTAAAAACCCAGAAGCAATGGCTAGCCTTTTATGCTGAAAGCAAAGGTGCTGTTTGGGTGGATGCTGGAGCAGCGGAAGCCCTGTTGGATCATGGGAAGAGTTTATTGATTTCTGGTGTGACCAAGGCAGAAGGGGATTTCTCTTATCACGACATCGTCAGCGTCTATCATCAAGAGACTGGTCAATTACTCGGAAAAGGCAAGGTCCGTCTCGGCCAATCAGCTGTGCGCGATCTACTCCAATCTAAAAGAGCCAAGGGAATCCTTATCCACCGGGATGATTGGATCTCGGTAACTCCTGAGATTGACCTACTCTTTACAGAATTCTAG
- a CDS encoding lactose-specific PTS transporter subunit EIIC: MNKLIELIEKGKPFFEKISRNKYLRAIRDGFIAGMPVILFSSIFILIAYVPNAWGFHWSKDIETFLMTPYNFSMGILAFFVGGTTAKALTDSMNRDLPATNQINFISTMLASMVGFLLMAAEPAKEGGFLTAFMGTKGLLTAFIAAFVTVNVYKVCVKNNVTIRMPDEVPPNISQVFKDLIPFTVSIVLLYAFELIVKGAIGVTVAESIGTLLAPLFSAADGYLGITLIFGAYAFFWFVGIHGPSIVEPAIAAITYANIDNNLHLLQAGQHADKVITSGTQMFIVTMGGTGATLIVPFLFMWLCKSERNRAIGRASVVPTFFGVNEPILFGAPIVLNPTFFIPFIFAPIANVWIFKFFVDTLGMNSFSANLPWVTPGPLGIVLGTNFQVLSFILAALLVVVDVIIYYPFVKVYDEQILEEERSGKANDSLKEKVAANFNTAKADAILEKAGVEDEPVQNNITKETNVLVLCAGGGTSGLLANALNKAAAEYNVPVKAAAGGYGAHREMLPEFDLVILAPQVASNYEDMKAETDKLGIKLAKTEGAQYIKLTRDGQGALAFVQAQFEE, encoded by the coding sequence ATGAATAAACTGATTGAACTAATTGAAAAAGGGAAACCTTTCTTTGAAAAGATATCTCGTAATAAATATTTGCGAGCGATTCGTGATGGTTTCATTGCAGGGATGCCTGTAATCTTATTCTCATCTATCTTCATCTTGATTGCCTACGTGCCAAATGCTTGGGGCTTCCACTGGTCTAAAGATATTGAAACATTCTTGATGACTCCATATAACTTTTCTATGGGCATCTTGGCCTTCTTCGTTGGTGGTACAACGGCTAAGGCTTTGACTGATTCAATGAACCGCGACCTTCCAGCAACTAACCAAATCAACTTCATTTCTACAATGTTGGCTTCTATGGTTGGCTTCTTGCTCATGGCTGCTGAACCTGCTAAAGAAGGTGGATTCTTAACAGCCTTCATGGGTACAAAAGGTCTGTTGACAGCCTTCATTGCAGCCTTTGTTACAGTTAATGTTTATAAGGTCTGTGTGAAAAATAATGTGACGATTCGCATGCCAGACGAGGTTCCACCGAATATTTCACAAGTCTTCAAAGACTTGATTCCATTTACAGTTTCAATTGTTCTCTTGTATGCATTTGAATTGATTGTGAAAGGTGCTATCGGTGTAACCGTTGCGGAATCTATCGGAACACTTCTAGCTCCATTGTTCTCTGCGGCAGATGGTTATCTTGGAATTACCCTTATCTTTGGTGCTTATGCCTTCTTCTGGTTTGTTGGTATCCACGGCCCTTCTATCGTAGAACCAGCGATTGCGGCGATCACATATGCAAATATCGATAACAACTTACACTTGCTTCAAGCAGGCCAACACGCAGATAAAGTCATCACTTCTGGGACTCAAATGTTTATCGTTACCATGGGTGGTACTGGTGCAACCTTGATTGTTCCATTCCTCTTCATGTGGTTGTGTAAGTCTGAACGTAACCGTGCAATCGGACGTGCTTCCGTCGTGCCAACCTTCTTTGGGGTCAATGAACCAATTCTCTTCGGTGCTCCAATTGTATTGAACCCAACCTTCTTCATTCCATTTATCTTTGCGCCAATCGCAAACGTCTGGATCTTCAAATTCTTTGTTGATACCTTGGGAATGAACTCCTTCTCCGCTAACCTTCCATGGGTAACACCTGGTCCTCTCGGAATTGTCCTTGGTACAAACTTCCAAGTTCTTTCCTTCATCCTTGCTGCTCTTCTAGTGGTAGTGGACGTAATCATTTATTATCCATTCGTTAAGGTTTATGATGAACAAATTCTCGAAGAAGAACGTTCTGGTAAAGCAAACGACAGCTTGAAAGAAAAAGTTGCTGCAAACTTCAATACAGCTAAAGCAGATGCAATTCTTGAAAAAGCTGGTGTTGAAGACGAACCTGTTCAAAATAATATCACAAAAGAAACAAACGTCTTGGTTCTCTGTGCCGGTGGTGGTACCAGTGGACTCCTTGCCAATGCCTTGAACAAGGCAGCAGCAGAATACAATGTTCCTGTCAAAGCAGCAGCAGGTGGCTATGGTGCTCACCGTGAAATGTTGCCAGAATTTGACCTTGTTATCCTAGCCCCACAAGTAGCTTCTAACTATGAAGACATGAAGGCAGAAACAGATAAACTAGGCATCAAATTGGCTAAGACAGAAGGTGCTCAATACATTAAATTGACACGTGATGGACAAGGTGCCCTAGCCTTTGTTCAAGCGCAGTTTGAAGAATAA
- the lacG gene encoding 6-phospho-beta-galactosidase — translation MTKTLPKDFIFGGATAAYQAEGATHTDGKGPVAWDKYLADNYWYTAEPASDFYHKYPVDLQLAEEYGVNGIRISIAWSRIFPTGYGEVNPKGVEFYHKLFAECHKRHVEPFVTLHHFDTPEALHSNGDFLNRENIEHFVDYAAFCFEEFPEVNYWTTFNEIGPIGDGQYLVGKFPPGIQYDLAKVFQSHHNMMVSHARAVKLYKDKGYKGEIGVVHALPTKYPLDPKNPADVRAAELEDIIHNKFILDATYLGHYSDATMEGVNHILSVNGGSLDLRDEDFAALEAAKDLNDFLGINYYMSDWMEAFDGETEIIHNGKGEKGSSKYQIKGVGRRVAPDYVPRTDWDWIIYPQGLYDQIMRVKKDYPNYKKIYITENGLGYKDEFVDNTVYDDGRIDYVKQHLEVLSDAIADGANVKGYFIWSLMDVFSWSNGYEKRYGLFYVDFDTQERYPKKSAHWYKKVAETQVIE, via the coding sequence ATGACAAAAACACTTCCTAAAGATTTTATTTTTGGTGGCGCTACAGCTGCCTATCAAGCAGAAGGGGCTACTCATACAGATGGGAAAGGCCCTGTTGCATGGGACAAATACCTGGCTGACAACTATTGGTATACTGCTGAACCAGCGAGTGATTTCTACCACAAATATCCAGTAGACCTTCAATTAGCTGAAGAATACGGTGTCAATGGTATTCGGATTTCCATTGCCTGGTCGCGTATTTTCCCAACTGGTTATGGTGAAGTCAATCCAAAAGGGGTAGAATTCTATCATAAGTTATTTGCTGAATGTCATAAACGTCATGTAGAACCATTCGTAACTCTTCATCACTTTGATACTCCTGAAGCTCTTCACTCAAATGGAGACTTCTTGAATCGTGAAAATATCGAACACTTTGTAGATTACGCTGCCTTCTGTTTCGAAGAATTCCCAGAAGTCAACTACTGGACAACCTTCAATGAAATCGGCCCAATCGGAGATGGTCAATACTTAGTCGGAAAATTCCCACCAGGAATTCAGTATGACCTTGCCAAAGTCTTCCAATCACACCACAATATGATGGTTTCTCATGCGCGTGCTGTGAAATTGTACAAAGATAAAGGTTATAAAGGTGAAATCGGGGTTGTTCACGCCCTTCCAACTAAGTATCCATTGGATCCTAAAAATCCTGCAGACGTACGTGCGGCTGAATTGGAAGATATCATCCACAACAAATTTATCTTGGATGCTACTTACCTTGGACACTATTCAGATGCAACCATGGAAGGTGTAAACCACATCTTATCTGTCAATGGTGGTAGCTTGGATCTTCGTGACGAAGACTTTGCGGCACTTGAAGCAGCTAAAGATTTGAACGACTTCCTTGGAATTAACTACTACATGAGTGACTGGATGGAAGCCTTTGATGGTGAAACTGAAATCATCCACAACGGTAAAGGTGAAAAAGGAAGCTCTAAATACCAAATCAAAGGGGTTGGTCGTAGAGTAGCGCCTGACTATGTTCCTCGTACAGACTGGGATTGGATCATCTACCCTCAAGGTTTGTATGATCAAATCATGCGTGTTAAGAAAGATTATCCAAACTACAAGAAGATCTACATCACTGAAAACGGACTGGGATACAAAGATGAATTTGTGGACAACACTGTTTACGATGATGGCCGGATCGATTATGTGAAACAACATTTGGAAGTCTTGTCTGATGCGATTGCCGATGGTGCAAACGTCAAAGGATACTTCATCTGGTCTCTCATGGACGTCTTCTCATGGTCTAATGGTTATGAAAAACGTTACGGACTTTTCTATGTTGATTTCGATACACAAGAACGTTATCCTAAGAAATCTGCACATTGGTACAAGAAAGTAGCTGAAACTCAAGTGATTGAATAA
- a CDS encoding PTS lactose/cellobiose transporter subunit IIA produces MNKEEVQLLGFEIVAYAGDARSKLMEALKAAENGDFAKAESLVEEAGSCIAEAHKSQTTMLAQEAAGEEIPYCITMMHGQDHLMTTILLKDVIHHLIELYKRGAK; encoded by the coding sequence ATGAATAAAGAAGAAGTCCAACTACTTGGGTTTGAAATTGTCGCTTATGCAGGTGACGCTCGATCAAAATTAATGGAAGCATTAAAAGCTGCTGAGAATGGTGATTTTGCGAAAGCAGAATCCTTGGTAGAAGAAGCAGGGTCCTGTATCGCTGAGGCTCATAAATCTCAAACGACCATGCTAGCGCAAGAAGCTGCAGGAGAAGAAATCCCTTATTGCATCACCATGATGCATGGTCAAGACCATCTCATGACAACGATCTTATTAAAAGACGTGATTCACCATCTGATTGAACTGTATAAAAGAGGAGCAAAATAA
- a CDS encoding RluA family pseudouridine synthase, whose amino-acid sequence MEIKIEVAGARLDKALADLTPLSRAVANEQIKEGKVLVNGTVKKAKYTVKEGDIIQYEVPEVEEVSYEAEDLPLDIVYEDQDVVVVNKPQGMVVHPSAGHTSGTLVNALLYHIKDLSGINGELRPGIVHRIDKDTSGLLMVAKNDQAHVALAEELKDKKSLRKYWAIVHGNLPNDRGMIEAPIGRSEKDRKKQAVTAKGKPAVTRFQVLERFGNYTLVELQLETGRTHQIRVHMAYIGHPVAGDPAYGPKKTLKGQGQFLHARTLGFTHPRTGETLEFTAEVPAIFEKTLEDLRKG is encoded by the coding sequence ATGGAAATTAAAATCGAAGTAGCCGGTGCGCGACTGGATAAGGCTTTAGCGGATTTGACTCCCTTGTCACGAGCTGTGGCCAATGAGCAGATCAAAGAAGGAAAAGTTCTGGTCAATGGGACTGTGAAAAAAGCCAAGTACACGGTCAAAGAAGGGGACATCATCCAGTATGAAGTTCCAGAAGTGGAAGAGGTCAGCTATGAAGCAGAAGATCTGCCCTTAGACATCGTTTATGAGGACCAGGATGTTGTGGTGGTCAATAAGCCACAAGGCATGGTTGTTCACCCAAGTGCGGGTCATACCAGTGGGACCTTGGTCAATGCGCTGTTATACCATATCAAGGATCTTTCAGGGATCAATGGAGAATTGCGTCCAGGGATCGTTCATCGGATCGATAAAGACACGTCAGGCCTCTTGATGGTCGCAAAAAATGACCAAGCCCACGTCGCCTTAGCAGAAGAACTAAAAGACAAAAAATCTCTCCGGAAGTATTGGGCTATTGTTCATGGCAACCTTCCGAACGATCGTGGGATGATTGAAGCACCAATTGGTCGCAGTGAAAAGGACCGGAAAAAACAGGCGGTGACGGCTAAAGGCAAACCTGCAGTGACCCGTTTTCAAGTTTTGGAACGTTTTGGGAATTACACCTTGGTAGAGTTGCAACTGGAGACTGGTCGGACCCACCAAATTCGGGTGCACATGGCCTATATTGGCCATCCCGTGGCTGGAGATCCTGCTTATGGTCCTAAGAAGACACTTAAAGGACAAGGACAGTTTCTTCATGCACGGACACTCGGTTTTACTCACCCTCGTACAGGCGAGACCTTGGAATTTACAGCAGAAGTGCCAGCGATCTTTGAGAAAACGCTGGAAGACCTTCGAAAAGGATAA
- a CDS encoding glutamate-5-semialdehyde dehydrogenase, producing the protein MGTTQEQLSLARSAKKSINTASTALKNQALEAMASQLLKATEAILAANQIDMEAARGKISEVMLDRLFLDQERIAGMAQGIRALIDLPDPIGEVLDTEVLENGLEIQKVRVAMGVIGIIYESRPNVTSDAAALAIKSGNAVVLRTGKDAFHSAQVIVTALKAGLEEAGLNSDLLQLIQDTSRASSLAMMKAKGYLDLLIPRGGAGLIQAVVENAIVPVIETGTGIVHVYVDKEADFQKALAIIENAKTSRPSVCNAMEVLLVDQAIASDFLPLVKERLVDDREKSVELRLDEQAQAIISGTAAQEQDFDTEFLDYILAVKVVDGVEEAVDHIEAHSTHHSDAIVTENPEAAAYFTKQVDSAAVYVNASTRFTDGGQFGLGCEMGISTQKLHARGPMGLREMTSYKYIVSGNGQVR; encoded by the coding sequence ATGGGAACAACACAAGAACAATTAAGCTTAGCGAGATCAGCTAAGAAAAGTATCAATACAGCCAGTACAGCTCTTAAAAATCAGGCCTTGGAAGCCATGGCTAGCCAGCTTTTGAAAGCGACGGAAGCCATTTTAGCAGCCAATCAAATCGATATGGAAGCGGCACGTGGGAAGATCTCTGAAGTCATGCTGGATCGCCTTTTTCTGGATCAAGAGCGGATTGCCGGGATGGCACAAGGAATTCGTGCTTTAATAGACCTGCCAGATCCGATTGGGGAAGTGCTGGATACGGAAGTCTTGGAAAATGGCCTTGAAATCCAGAAAGTTCGAGTCGCCATGGGTGTTATTGGCATCATTTATGAAAGCCGGCCAAATGTAACATCGGATGCTGCAGCGCTTGCCATCAAGAGTGGAAATGCAGTGGTCCTTCGTACTGGAAAGGATGCCTTTCATTCTGCTCAAGTGATCGTGACAGCCCTTAAGGCTGGATTGGAAGAAGCAGGACTGAATTCAGATCTTCTCCAACTGATCCAAGATACGAGTCGAGCTTCTAGCCTTGCTATGATGAAGGCTAAGGGCTATCTGGACTTGCTCATTCCACGTGGTGGTGCTGGATTGATCCAAGCGGTGGTTGAAAATGCCATTGTCCCCGTGATCGAGACAGGAACTGGGATCGTCCATGTCTATGTGGATAAGGAGGCTGATTTCCAGAAAGCCCTCGCCATTATTGAAAATGCTAAGACAAGTCGTCCATCCGTCTGCAATGCCATGGAGGTCTTGTTGGTGGATCAAGCGATCGCGTCTGATTTCTTGCCTTTGGTCAAAGAGCGTTTAGTGGATGATCGGGAAAAATCGGTTGAGTTGCGTCTAGATGAGCAAGCACAGGCTATCATTTCTGGGACAGCAGCACAGGAACAGGATTTTGATACCGAATTTTTAGATTATATTTTAGCAGTCAAGGTTGTTGACGGAGTGGAGGAAGCGGTGGACCACATTGAAGCTCATAGCACCCATCATTCGGATGCCATTGTGACTGAAAATCCTGAGGCAGCCGCTTATTTCACCAAGCAAGTAGATTCAGCAGCGGTTTATGTCAATGCTTCTACACGCTTTACAGATGGGGGTCAATTTGGCCTAGGTTGTGAAATGGGGATCTCGACGCAAAAACTCCATGCGCGTGGACCGATGGGACTACGGGAAATGACCAGTTACAAATATATCGTTAGTGGAAATGGTCAAGTGAGGTAA
- a CDS encoding LysR family transcriptional regulator: MNIQQLRYVVAIANSGTFREAAEKMYVSQPSLSISVRDLEKELGFKIFRRTSSGTFLTRRGMEFHEKAQDVVKGFDVFQNQYASPEEEKKEFSISSQHYDFLPPLMTEFSIRYPENKNFRIFESTTVQILDEVAQGHSELGIIYLNRQNTKGIMQRVDKLGLEVVDLIPFQTHIYLRKGHPLAKKKKLVMEDLAQLPTVRFTQEKDEYLYYSENFVDTSSSSQMFNVTDRATLNGILERTDAYATGSGFLDSQSVNGITVIPLEDNLDNKMVYVKREEMDLSPVAEKFVEVMVEYFDQKR; encoded by the coding sequence ATGAATATACAACAATTACGATATGTAGTGGCGATTGCCAATAGTGGTACTTTTCGTGAGGCTGCTGAAAAAATGTATGTGAGTCAGCCTAGCTTGTCTATCTCCGTCAGAGATCTGGAAAAAGAACTGGGGTTTAAGATTTTTCGTCGGACCAGTTCTGGGACTTTTTTAACCCGTCGGGGAATGGAATTTCATGAAAAAGCGCAAGACGTGGTCAAAGGGTTTGATGTTTTTCAAAATCAATATGCCAGTCCCGAAGAAGAGAAGAAAGAATTCTCTATTTCTAGTCAGCACTATGACTTCTTGCCACCTTTAATGACGGAATTCTCGATCCGCTATCCGGAAAATAAAAACTTCCGCATCTTTGAATCAACGACGGTTCAAATTTTGGACGAAGTGGCTCAAGGGCATAGTGAGTTGGGAATTATTTATCTCAACCGTCAAAATACCAAGGGGATTATGCAACGGGTCGATAAATTAGGGCTTGAAGTGGTGGATTTGATTCCATTTCAGACTCATATTTATCTTCGCAAAGGACATCCTTTGGCTAAGAAGAAAAAACTGGTTATGGAAGATCTAGCTCAGTTGCCAACTGTTCGTTTTACCCAAGAAAAAGATGAGTACCTCTATTATTCAGAGAACTTTGTCGATACCAGCTCGAGCTCCCAAATGTTCAATGTGACCGACCGGGCTACCTTGAATGGAATCTTGGAGCGAACGGATGCTTATGCGACGGGATCAGGCTTTTTGGATAGCCAGTCAGTGAATGGCATTACCGTGATTCCTTTAGAAGATAATTTAGACAATAAAATGGTCTATGTCAAACGAGAAGAGATGGATCTCTCTCCTGTAGCAGAGAAGTTTGTCGAGGTCATGGTAGAATATTTTGATCAAAAGAGGTAA
- the lacD gene encoding tagatose-bisphosphate aldolase, producing the protein MVLTEQKRNYLERLSTKDGVISALAFDQRGALKRLMAKYQDTEPTVAQMEELKVLVADELTKYASSMLLDPEYGLPATKALDKDAGLLLAYEKTGYDTSSTKRLPDCLNLWSAKRIKEQGADAVKFLLYYDVDSAEELNQEKQAYIERIGSECVAEDIPFFLEILAYDEGIADATSAEYAKVKPRKVIEAMKVFSDPRFNIDVLKVEVPVNVNYVEGFGEGEVVYSREEAAAFFKEQEEATNLPYIYLSAGVSAKLFQETLEFAHASGANFNGVLCGRATWAGSVEAYIRDGEAAAREWLRTEGRQNIEELNAVLAKVATPWTERV; encoded by the coding sequence ATGGTATTAACAGAACAAAAACGCAACTATTTGGAACGTCTTAGTACAAAAGACGGTGTTATTTCAGCTTTGGCCTTCGACCAACGTGGGGCTTTGAAACGCTTGATGGCCAAATACCAAGACACTGAGCCAACTGTAGCACAAATGGAAGAATTGAAAGTTCTTGTAGCAGATGAATTGACAAAATATGCTTCCTCTATGTTGTTGGACCCAGAATATGGGTTGCCTGCTACGAAAGCCTTGGATAAAGATGCTGGTCTCTTACTTGCATACGAAAAAACCGGTTATGATACATCTAGCACCAAACGTCTACCAGACTGCCTCAACCTTTGGTCAGCAAAACGCATCAAAGAACAAGGTGCAGATGCTGTGAAATTCTTGCTCTACTATGATGTAGATAGTGCAGAAGAACTTAACCAAGAAAAACAAGCTTATATCGAACGCATCGGTTCAGAATGTGTGGCAGAAGACATTCCATTCTTCCTTGAAATCTTGGCTTATGACGAAGGAATTGCAGATGCAACCTCTGCTGAATATGCAAAAGTGAAACCTCGTAAAGTCATTGAAGCGATGAAAGTCTTCTCGGATCCTCGTTTCAATATCGATGTATTGAAAGTAGAAGTTCCTGTCAATGTCAACTACGTGGAAGGATTTGGAGAAGGTGAAGTTGTCTATAGTCGTGAAGAAGCGGCTGCTTTCTTCAAAGAACAAGAAGAAGCAACCAACCTTCCATACATCTACCTCAGTGCTGGTGTATCCGCAAAACTTTTCCAAGAAACTTTGGAATTTGCTCATGCATCAGGTGCTAACTTCAACGGTGTTCTTTGTGGACGTGCGACATGGGCAGGTTCAGTAGAAGCTTACATCAGAGATGGAGAAGCAGCTGCTCGTGAATGGCTTCGTACAGAAGGTCGTCAAAATATTGAAGAATTGAATGCGGTCTTGGCTAAAGTGGCAACACCTTGGACAGAACGCGTGTAA
- the lspA gene encoding signal peptidase II, producing the protein MKRKTMVPVAIVLLVLLDQLVKWYVVKNIPLGVVKSFIPHVVSLTYLQNTGAAFSLLENQQWFFTLITLVVMVGAFYYLYKHLKGSLWMVTGLTLVIAGGLGNFIDRLRQGFVVDMFHLDFMNFAIFNVADSYLTVGVFLLLILMLKEETHGN; encoded by the coding sequence ATGAAGAGAAAAACTATGGTTCCGGTAGCGATCGTGCTATTGGTCCTACTAGATCAGCTGGTCAAATGGTATGTGGTGAAGAATATTCCACTGGGTGTCGTCAAGTCTTTTATTCCCCATGTGGTCAGTCTGACTTATCTTCAAAACACAGGTGCAGCTTTTTCGCTTCTTGAAAATCAGCAATGGTTCTTTACCCTCATCACTCTAGTCGTGATGGTAGGGGCCTTTTACTATCTTTATAAGCACCTCAAGGGGTCGCTTTGGATGGTGACAGGTTTGACTTTAGTCATTGCAGGTGGATTGGGGAATTTTATCGATCGCCTGCGTCAGGGCTTTGTGGTCGATATGTTCCACCTGGATTTTATGAATTTTGCCATTTTTAATGTAGCAGATAGTTATTTGACAGTTGGAGTATTCTTGCTCCTGATCCTGATGTTGAAAGAGGAAACGCATGGAAATTAA